In one window of Canis lupus baileyi chromosome 12, mCanLup2.hap1, whole genome shotgun sequence DNA:
- the LOC140601044 gene encoding NBPF family member NBPF6-like isoform X1 yields the protein MIIGRKKTKARYAPSTPWNTRLHRELPVAEENEIPQDSLDESYWTPSVGHDLPDACRPYTSASFTSDKQELFLGLDVDAPMQVPCHRGLLRGNLTFLRAEVQTARAQPQPSTKEANSLQLQLGQQLDRGDNRARLDLSPTIWSLAAKMGSGDQRPLSQELGLDASVGMTNHTLKLEGETAEGSVASQCECQVFDPMKAPGVTKHKIIKRKLQFIQGQLACRFPAFKLRAQRYQVPQEIGEEIPHVNEILP from the exons ATGATTATTGGGAGGAAGAAGACCAAGGCCAGATATGCCCCCAG TACTCCCTGGAACACGAGGCTCCACAGGGAGCTGCCAGTGGCAGAAGAGAATGAAATCCCACAGGACTCACTGGATGAATCTTATTGGACTCCTTCAGTTGGCCATGACCTGCCAGACGCCTGCAGGCCTTATACAAGTGCCTCATTCACATCTGATAAGCAGGAACTCTTCTTGGGTCTTGATGTGGACG CTCCCATGCAGGTGCCCTGTCACCGGGGGCTATTGAGGGGAAACTTGACTTTCCTAAGGGCAGAGGTGCAAACTGCAAGAGCACAGCCACAGCCCAGCACCAAGGAGGCCAATTCTCTGCAGTTGCAGCTGGGCCAGCAGTTGGATCGTGGTGACAACAGAGCCAGGCTCGACCTCTCCCCCACCATCTGGAGCCTGGCAGCCAAGATGGGTTCTGGGGACCAAAGGCCACTCTCCCAAG agCTGGGTTTGGATGCATCCGTGGGCATGACAAACCACACTCTCAAGCTGGAAGGTGAAACTGCTGAGGGCTCGGTGGCCAGTCAGTGTGAGTGTCAAGTCTTTGACCCCATGAAGGCCCCAGGTGTCACGAAACACAAGATTATCAAGAGGAAACTGCAGTTCATTCAGGGGCAACTTGCATGCAGATTTCCCGCCTTCAAGCTTAGGGCGCAGAG atACCAAGTACCTCAGGAAATAGGAGAAGAGATTCCTCATGTGAATGAAATCCTACCATAG
- the LOC140601044 gene encoding NBPF family member NBPF6-like isoform X2, with the protein MIIGRKKTKARYAPSTPWNTRLHRELPVAEENEIPQDSLDESYWTPSVGHDLPDACRPYTSASFTSDKQELFLGLDVDAPMQVPCHRGLLRGNLTFLRAEVQTARAQPQPSTKEANSLQLQLGQQLDRGDNRARLDLSPTIWSLAAKMGSGDQRPLSQELGLDASVGMTNHTLKLEGETAEGSVASQCECQVFDPMKAPGVTKHKIIKRKLQFIQGQLACRFPAFKLRAQRIW; encoded by the exons ATGATTATTGGGAGGAAGAAGACCAAGGCCAGATATGCCCCCAG TACTCCCTGGAACACGAGGCTCCACAGGGAGCTGCCAGTGGCAGAAGAGAATGAAATCCCACAGGACTCACTGGATGAATCTTATTGGACTCCTTCAGTTGGCCATGACCTGCCAGACGCCTGCAGGCCTTATACAAGTGCCTCATTCACATCTGATAAGCAGGAACTCTTCTTGGGTCTTGATGTGGACG CTCCCATGCAGGTGCCCTGTCACCGGGGGCTATTGAGGGGAAACTTGACTTTCCTAAGGGCAGAGGTGCAAACTGCAAGAGCACAGCCACAGCCCAGCACCAAGGAGGCCAATTCTCTGCAGTTGCAGCTGGGCCAGCAGTTGGATCGTGGTGACAACAGAGCCAGGCTCGACCTCTCCCCCACCATCTGGAGCCTGGCAGCCAAGATGGGTTCTGGGGACCAAAGGCCACTCTCCCAAG agCTGGGTTTGGATGCATCCGTGGGCATGACAAACCACACTCTCAAGCTGGAAGGTGAAACTGCTGAGGGCTCGGTGGCCAGTCAGTGTGAGTGTCAAGTCTTTGACCCCATGAAGGCCCCAGGTGTCACGAAACACAAGATTATCAAGAGGAAACTGCAGTTCATTCAGGGGCAACTTGCATGCAGATTTCCCGCCTTCAAGCTTAGGGCGCAGAG AATTTGGTGA
- the LOC140601044 gene encoding uncharacterized protein isoform X3, with protein MASRSRSGPRNTWPREDEGCKELTDIIGPVLGDKLQLEEGKRTEVFAEQLRQCHILIKDHAKELTGCIKSYGEGQIFLNASMSTSRTASPTMTLSILEGRVSKSSCLREAGWPSALPESSVQKIMTMRRMKKNKKHSPPAWSSRKLKRRGSSRTHRMNVF; from the exons ATGGCGAGCAGGTCAAGGTCTGGGCCAAGAAACACGTGGCCAAGGGAGGATGAGG GGTGTAAAGAGCTCACCGACATCATCGGACCCGTGCTGGGGGACAAGCTGCAGTTGGAGGAGGGGAAGCGGACAGAGGTGTTCGCTGAGCAGCTCAG GCAATGTCATATCCTAATTAAAGATCATGCTAAAGAGCTGACCGGTTGTATCAAAAGTTACGGGGAGGGACAGATATTTCTGAACGCCTCAATGAGCACCTCGAGGACCGCCTCACCCACCATGACCCTGAGCATTCTCGAGGGCAGGGTTTCCAAGAGCAGCTGCCTGAGGGAGGCAGGCTGGCCAAGCGCCTTGCCCGAAAGCTCAGTTCAG AAAATTATGACGATGAGGAggatgaagaaaaacaagaaacactCACCCCCAG CCTGGAGCAGCAGGAAATTGAAAAGAAGGGGATCCTCCAGGACCCACCGGATGAATGTGTTTTGA